TTTGCAACCTTTTCAGATTTATCCAAAAACGACTTTACTGATTCTATTACATCTTTTGCCTTGTCTTTGATTTCATTGGCTAAATCATTATCTTTTATTTTCTTTTCAAGATTTTCTATTTTTTCTAAAATTTCTTTTTTTCTATCAGCAACAACATATCCAAATAAAGCTCCTAAAATAAACGCTATTAACGCTAATAGAAGGTTTTTGTTTTTCATTTCCTTCTCCTAAATATTCTCATAAATCCCAAAAATCTACCCATGCCCTGAAAGCCTTGAATAAATCCTATTATTTTTGGAGAAATGGTTTTATAATCATTTCTTATATCATTAATCAAAGTCATTAATTTCATCAAAACAAGTATCCAAGCTATAGTTCTTATTAAGGCGAAAATTGCCATGAATACCATTGAAATTGCAATTATTCCTAAAAATACAGCCTCCATCTTAAAAACCTCTATACTAATTTAACTTCTATCTCTGGTGCTTTTAACATTGAGTTGCTAACCGTACAACCTCTTTTTCCAATAACAATAACCCTCTCTCTTTGTTCTGGTGTTAAATCTCCATCAAACGATACTTCTAACGTTATATGTTCATATCTATTCTCTGTTTCGTGCTTTTTACCATGAACGTTTATTTTTAATTTTGATATATTAAGTTCCTTGTGTTTTGCATAAGCATCAACTGTTATACCAAAGCAGTAGCCGATGGATATTAGCATTAAATCTGTTGCGTTGAAGGTAGTATTTGATAAATTTAAAACAAAATCTTTATTTTCCATTTTTCCTAAGAAACCTTTATCTGTTAGTTCTACTATTGCCTTTTTTTCTTCTGCCATTTTAACCTCCGATTAACTTCTTTCTGTAATCAGATAAAAAATTGTGTGCTAATCTGACTGGCTCAGGAAGTTTATATCCATTCAATGACTTTATTATAACATAAAGAGAATTTTCTATTGAAATGTTATTTCCCGGTGATATAAATATTGGTTTAGTGTTTTTCTTAGTTCTTAAAGCATAACCTATTTTTTCATTAGTTTTTGGGTCATATATAAAATTATATGCTAAATCTTGATTTGGTGGATCTTGATACTTTCCATATAGAGGTGTTTTGCCGCACCCAATAGAAACTGTATCAGTAATAACTCCAAAATGTGATGCAATGCCCATTCTCCTTGGATGTAATATCCCCTGTCCATCAAGGATAAAAACGTTAGCCTTTGTCTTAAGTTTTTTATAAGCTTCTAAAATAATCGGCAGTTCTCTAAAGGCTAAGAAAGTAGGAACGTAAGGAAAATCTATCTCTTTCTCTGCCAAAACTTTTTCTACAATCTCAAATGATTTTATATCTATTACCACAATCGAAGAAATGGCTAAAGTTGGATTTTGATAAGGATTCAAAAACGTTGTATCTATCCCTGCAATATATCTTATTTCATCTGTATTTATCCTATCTTTTAAACTTAATTTTTTAGATAACTCTATTTGTTGTTTTTTCAGGCTTTCTAAATCTATCTCCATTTTTAACTCCATAAAGTACTTAAACTTGTCCATTTTCTTTTAATAATTAAAATACGTTGTGATGATAAATTTAATAAAAGTAGGAGATTCTTCGCCGGCTTCAGAATGACAAATTAGACTACCCTTTTTCCAATACTTATCATTTAACCTTTGAATGTCATTGTATATTAAATATACTAAAAATTTTTTAAACTATAAGAGAATAAGTTTTATAATAATTATAGACATGAGAGAAAAAAGGAAGGACAGATCAAGTGACTGTCATTTGTCTTTTAAGACCGCTGTAGAATGTTTTAGACTGTCCTTCCTCTACTTCCTAAAACCTGAATCAGAACATTAGGCTTTTAAGCCTGTATTTAACTACGATGATAGGTTATCAGGAAGTTTCTTTCATGTCAAGTATTTTATGAAAGGAGGTATTCTTATGAATGGCTACAAAATTGTTATAGGGGTTGATGTATCTAAAAACTCATTCACTGCTACAGTTTTGTATGATAACAAGAAAGAAACTTTTGAAGTTAAATCTGACCCAGTTGAGTTTGAAATGAAAGTAAAGCCTTACCTTAAGAAGTTTAAAAAGTCAGATATGCTTATCATAATGGAACATACGGGAGTTTACCATTTAAAGCTTGCTAATTATCTGTATGAAAATGGTTATAAAGTAGCAGTAGTAAATCCATTTTCAATAAAGAAATTTATGGAAGCTAAAATGACAAGAGTTAAAACAGATAAAGCTGATTCATTCTTTATTGCAGAATATGGAAGAACGTTTTTCGATGGAGAGCTTTATAAACCAAAATCAGATGTAGAAAAAGAAATAGAAGTAAAACTAAAGATATTGGAAGACTTACAACAGCAGCTTACAATGCTAAGAAACAAAAGAGAATCATTAAGTCATGTGCCAATGAAAAAATTGAAATAGAATTTAGAATATTACGATGAGATAATCAGAAAAATAGAAAAAAACATAAAAGAACTTGAGAAAGAGATAAAAGAATTGTCTAAGAAGAATTATCAAGAGGAATACAAACTTTTAAAAAGCATACCTGGTATAAGTGATAGGACTATAGGAATGATAATATCAGTATATGGAAATTTTGAAAGATTTAAGAGTGTAAAAGATATATCGAGTTTTATAGGAATCAGTCCGGGTATACATGAAAGTGGAACGAGTGTAAAGAAAAGTGGTTCAATAAAAAAGATGGGAAATCCATATGCAAGGAAAATATTATACATGGCAGCATTATCAGCAATAAGGTTTAACAAATACTGCAGAGAATTATACGAAAGATTAGTAAGTAAAGGTAAGGCTAAAAAATTAGCATTAGTGGCTGTAGCACATAAGTTATTAAGGCAGGCATATGGTGTATTAAAGAATAAAAGACCATTTGATGAAAATTTTTGCACTTGACATTTAACATAGAACATTCTGAGGCTTTAGTCCGAAGGATCTCCTTTTAAATTCTATAAAAACCACTAATTTCTCACCCAAAGCATTCACTTTCTTTTAATAATTTAAAGCGTCTTGACTGTGAAATCTAAAACCTTCTTTTTTGTTTATATATTCGATATTTAAAACCATCATTATCATCAGGCTAAACATTATTAAAGCGGTTCCACCGTAGCTTAAAAACGGCAATGGAACGCCAACAACAGGTGCCATTCCTACATTCATCGCGATATTTATAAATGCTTGAAATCCGATGATTGAAGCAATTCCATAGCACAAAAACTTTCCAAATAATTCATTAGTCTTCATTCCAATGTAAAAAATTCTTAAACTTAAAATAAAGTAGACTGTTAAAATTAAAAATGAAACTACAAAGCCCCATTCTTCTCCAATAGTTGCGTAGATAAAGTCTGTATGCTGTTCTGGTAAGAAGTAATATTTAGACTGGGAGCCTTGAAGGTATCCTTTTCCGGTTAGCATTCCAGAACCAATTGCAATTTTAGACTGAATAATATGATAGGCTGTTCCTTTTGGGTCGCTTTCCGGATTTAAAAAAGCTATAATTCTATTTTTTTGATAATCTTTTAAGTGTGTCCATATAAAAGGACTTAAAATTATTCCTGTCAACACAAATCCAATTATATATTTAATGTTAAACTTTGCTAAAAATACCATAACCAAAACTGGCAAAACAACAAGAATTGCGCTTCCAAGGTCTGGTTGAGAATAAATTAGTATGAAGGGGATAGCCGATAATCCCATTATTTTTAGAAAGTCTTTAAAAGATAGAGGAAGTTTTGTGTTAGATATAAAATACGCTGAAAAGATGATCATTGAAAATTTTGCTACTTCTGACGGTTGAAGTTGGAAAAAGCCTAAATTTATCCATCTTTTAGCTCCAAGAATAGAAACACCAAAAAATTTGACAAAGATAAGAAGAATAACGCTTACTAAGTATAAATAAAAAGATATATATCCAAACTTCCTGTATTCTATCAAAAAAGGCAAAAAAGTAATTATAAAGAAAGCAATAGAAACGAAGACAATTTGCTTTATGTATAAATTTGAATACTCATGATAAGATGCACTATAAATGTTAATTACACTCCAAATCAGTAAAAAAGCTGTAAGTAAATAAACAATTAGGTCTGTTTGCTTAATTTTTTTGAATAAATTAAACATTACTCAGTCTCGATGATTTTTTCTTTAAAAATTCTTTTTAATATGTATGCCATTAACGGAGCAGCCACTTTTCCACCACTTTCACCGTGTTCAATAAATACCACGCCGGCTATTTTAGGTTTATTATATGGTGCATAATCTATAAACCAAGCATGGTCTCTAAAATCCCACGCATGATGACGTTTTTTTCTTGTATCATAAGAATACACTTGCGCTGTTCCTGTTTTT
This is a stretch of genomic DNA from Sulfurihydrogenibium sp. YO3AOP1. It encodes these proteins:
- the rodA gene encoding rod shape-determining protein RodA; translated protein: MFNLFKKIKQTDLIVYLLTAFLLIWSVINIYSASYHEYSNLYIKQIVFVSIAFFIITFLPFLIEYRKFGYISFYLYLVSVILLIFVKFFGVSILGAKRWINLGFFQLQPSEVAKFSMIIFSAYFISNTKLPLSFKDFLKIMGLSAIPFILIYSQPDLGSAILVVLPVLVMVFLAKFNIKYIIGFVLTGIILSPFIWTHLKDYQKNRIIAFLNPESDPKGTAYHIIQSKIAIGSGMLTGKGYLQGSQSKYYFLPEQHTDFIYATIGEEWGFVVSFLILTVYFILSLRIFYIGMKTNELFGKFLCYGIASIIGFQAFINIAMNVGMAPVVGVPLPFLSYGGTALIMFSLMIMMVLNIEYINKKEGFRFHSQDALNY
- a CDS encoding endonuclease V, translating into MDKFKYFMELKMEIDLESLKKQQIELSKKLSLKDRINTDEIRYIAGIDTTFLNPYQNPTLAISSIVVIDIKSFEIVEKVLAEKEIDFPYVPTFLAFRELPIILEAYKKLKTKANVFILDGQGILHPRRMGIASHFGVITDTVSIGCGKTPLYGKYQDPPNQDLAYNFIYDPKTNEKIGYALRTKKNTKPIFISPGNNISIENSLYVIIKSLNGYKLPEPVRLAHNFLSDYRKKLIGG
- a CDS encoding OsmC family protein, producing MAEEKKAIVELTDKGFLGKMENKDFVLNLSNTTFNATDLMLISIGYCFGITVDAYAKHKELNISKLKINVHGKKHETENRYEHITLEVSFDGDLTPEQRERVIVIGKRGCTVSNSMLKAPEIEVKLV